In the genome of Photobacterium sp. TY1-4, one region contains:
- a CDS encoding diacylglycerol kinase — MTEVLNKPNGKGLMRLLKAMRCSIAGFKAVYRYEAAFRQELFLAGLLLPCSLILADDWLQLILLVFGVLLILLVEIINSALEAVVDRIGLEQHELSGRAKDMGSAAVFVALLIYILIWGSVIFHNLTNIFNQLTKSILVG; from the coding sequence ATGACAGAAGTATTGAATAAACCAAATGGTAAAGGTCTGATGCGTTTGCTTAAAGCAATGCGATGTTCAATTGCTGGTTTTAAAGCGGTCTATCGCTACGAGGCAGCCTTTCGGCAGGAGTTATTCTTAGCTGGGTTGTTATTGCCGTGCAGCCTGATACTCGCCGATGACTGGCTGCAATTGATTTTATTGGTTTTCGGAGTTTTGTTGATTTTACTTGTGGAGATCATTAATTCAGCACTGGAGGCTGTTGTGGACCGTATTGGTCTGGAGCAACATGAACTTTCCGGACGGGCCAAGGATATGGGATCCGCTGCGGTTTTTGTTGCATTGCTTATATACATATTGATCTGGGGAAGTGTGATATTCCATAACTTGACCAATATATTTAATCAACTGACTAAATCGATCCTGGTCGGGTAA
- a CDS encoding DUF2860 domain-containing protein — protein MVYKISYTLVILSLLYSDLSIAELAENKGISGEVSINTAYLSYKSNFNTEGNRVKSDDLNTAGSSDNQVTLTPLGNLQYTFGSGLNKQIFIGTSREDILVGDFALEVGYRQAFADGTVVSVAYLPSVESGETWADPYLTNAERKTTDTSGDTYRFTLSTIAGSGLSIDLAFATTEIKDEKSGADLSVAEQKLLDRNGSSFYISTEYQVDIDQTSAFVPSITYIAHDADGEVMAFSSYAGELTYYKALGHHFLAITMGYGVSDYDKANPLFNKTRSDDSYSLFAAYEYDSVFGLNHWSLMSFAGYSSSSSNIEFYDESGYMVSMGLNYKF, from the coding sequence ATGGTTTATAAAATAAGCTACACATTGGTTATCTTATCACTGCTATATTCTGATTTATCGATAGCAGAACTGGCAGAAAATAAAGGTATAAGTGGTGAAGTGTCGATAAACACGGCTTACCTGTCATATAAGTCTAATTTCAATACGGAAGGGAACCGTGTCAAATCAGATGATTTAAACACAGCAGGCAGTTCAGACAATCAAGTGACATTGACGCCTTTAGGAAATTTACAATATACATTTGGTTCCGGGTTAAATAAACAGATCTTCATTGGTACTTCGCGTGAGGATATTTTAGTGGGTGACTTTGCGCTTGAGGTTGGTTATCGCCAAGCGTTTGCAGACGGGACGGTTGTCAGTGTTGCCTATCTTCCCAGTGTCGAATCGGGTGAGACCTGGGCCGATCCATATTTAACAAACGCGGAAAGAAAAACAACGGATACATCGGGTGACACTTACCGTTTCACGCTCAGTACGATTGCGGGGTCTGGTCTATCGATTGATTTGGCTTTTGCGACAACAGAGATTAAGGATGAAAAATCAGGTGCTGATCTTTCCGTCGCTGAGCAGAAATTGCTTGATCGAAACGGGAGCAGTTTTTATATCAGTACCGAGTATCAAGTTGATATTGATCAGACATCAGCATTCGTACCCTCTATTACCTATATTGCTCATGATGCTGATGGAGAGGTTATGGCCTTTTCTTCCTATGCCGGAGAGCTGACCTACTACAAAGCATTAGGTCATCATTTTTTAGCGATCACTATGGGATACGGGGTCAGCGATTATGATAAAGCGAATCCACTGTTTAACAAAACGCGCTCCGATGACAGTTACAGTTTATTTGCCGCCTATGAATATGACTCAGTCTTTGGTCTGAATCATTGGTCCCTCATGTCATTCGCAGGATACAGCAGTAGTTCATCGAATATCGAATTCTATGATGAGAGTGGCTATATGGTCTCAATGGGTTTGAACTACAAATTTTAG
- a CDS encoding efflux RND transporter periplasmic adaptor subunit, producing the protein MSMRHRLSTQLAAKPYVISVVLVLLLFAWMASGQLSQPDQTQPMLTDWSTGSLPSVRTKAFKAELVTRSVHLYGRTEPDRTATVAAEVSGQVIEVIARRGSVLKEGDLIARIETNNLPEQIAYAKARFKQREVEFDGIQKLNANGFQGKVRLAEAVASLSQAQADLAALNRMLSKTEIRASQSGILNERYIEAGDFVSVGAAVAEITDINPLVVRADVTEKDVHAIHLGQKAVVSLRNAQQVEGELRYISRVSNKETNTFKVEVSIPNADLKLWAGESAELTLSLEETRAIKLPPSYLALDDAGQVGVKTVTDGVVGFHPVDLVKTDVDGAWLGGFDAAAEIIILGQGFVNVGDRVSTTRVGN; encoded by the coding sequence ATGTCTATGCGACATCGGCTGTCGACCCAGTTGGCTGCTAAGCCCTATGTCATTTCAGTTGTTCTGGTATTACTACTCTTTGCTTGGATGGCGTCAGGGCAATTATCTCAGCCTGACCAAACCCAGCCGATGCTAACTGACTGGTCGACCGGATCACTGCCCAGCGTGAGGACGAAAGCATTCAAGGCTGAGTTGGTTACCCGTTCTGTACACTTGTATGGTCGTACAGAGCCTGATCGCACGGCGACGGTTGCTGCCGAAGTGTCCGGACAAGTCATTGAAGTGATAGCCCGACGCGGTAGCGTCTTGAAAGAGGGGGATCTGATTGCCCGGATCGAGACAAACAACCTTCCTGAGCAAATTGCCTATGCAAAGGCGCGCTTTAAGCAGAGAGAGGTGGAATTTGACGGTATTCAGAAACTGAATGCGAACGGCTTTCAGGGAAAGGTTCGGCTGGCGGAAGCCGTCGCGTCCCTGAGTCAGGCACAAGCTGATTTGGCAGCGCTTAACCGTATGCTCAGTAAAACAGAAATCAGAGCATCTCAATCAGGAATACTCAACGAGCGTTATATCGAAGCAGGCGACTTTGTTTCGGTCGGGGCGGCAGTGGCTGAAATTACGGATATCAACCCTTTGGTCGTCAGGGCTGATGTGACCGAGAAAGACGTCCATGCCATTCATTTAGGTCAGAAGGCAGTCGTTAGTTTACGCAACGCACAGCAGGTTGAAGGTGAACTGCGCTATATTTCTCGCGTTTCAAATAAGGAAACGAACACCTTTAAAGTTGAAGTCAGCATTCCCAACGCCGATTTGAAGCTCTGGGCGGGGGAGAGTGCCGAACTTACGCTTTCGCTGGAAGAAACTCGAGCCATTAAGCTCCCGCCTTCATACCTGGCGTTGGATGATGCCGGTCAAGTCGGTGTGAAAACGGTCACTGATGGTGTGGTCGGTTTTCATCCGGTTGATTTAGTCAAAACGGATGTAGACGGCGCCTGGTTAGGTGGTTTTGATGCGGCGGCTGAAATCATTATTCTCGGCCAAGGTTTTGTCAATGTTGGTGATCGCGTCAGCACCACCAGAGTGGGAAATTAA